The Couchioplanes caeruleus sequence ACGCCGCGCCCCGGCCGGACGGGCTCGCCTGGCCCGATCCGGACAGCAAGGTCCGGCTCGTCGTCGCCACGGCCACGGACGGCCAACTCCGGGCCGTCGTGCGCCGGCTGGTCCGGCGGTACGCACCACCACCCAGCAAACGCCCCGGCGACCTGGCGGCCAACCGTACGGTGCCGGACCTGCCGCCCGTGGCGATCCTGCCGCTCGACCCGGGCCACACCGGCGACCTGGCCGCCCAACTAGGTCTGCCCCGGGAGCCTGCTGAGGTTGCGGCGGCGGTGCTCGGTGGCCGCGTACGCCGCCTCGACCTGCTGCGCAACGACGGCGGATCGGTCACTGTGGACGGCGCACTGGTCGGCGGGGTCGACGACGCCGGGCGGGCGGTCCCGTGGCGCGGGCGGGTGGAGGTCGACGACGCGGTCCTGACCGACGGCGGCGAGGGCGTCCTCGCATGTGCGATCGGTAACGGTGGGGCCTACGCAGAGTTCGATGGCCTCCGGCTGCTCGCCGACGGCGACCCGACCGACGGCCGGGTCGAGGTCGCGGTAGCAGTCCCGGTAGTGGTCAAGAAACGCTTCCAGAAGCCGAAGGTAAGGGTCGAGGTGCGTCGTGCGCGCGGCCGGGCGGTCGCCGTCCTGCCCCGCGACGGCGAACTCCAGTTCCTCGACGACGGTGTCGCCGGAACCATGAGCCGCAAACGCTCGTGGTGGACCGAACCCGGAGCCTGGGCGGTGTACGCAGCATGAGCCTCTGTGCGAGTCTGGGATAGCACGCAGGTACGAAACGCATTACGGGAGGACGCATCCGTGGAGGACGAGAACGCCGATCGCGTCTACGTCCCGGGCACGAACGGCTCACCGCCCGACCGGGACGTCGAGCCGTTCTGGCCGCCGGAGGAGCTGAGCGCCCCGGTGCACGGCGGCAAGCCGGTGCCGCACGAGGCGACGCCGGCTTTCCCGCTCCCGCCGGCCCAGGAATCGGCCTTCCCGCTCCCGCCGGCCCGGGCATTCCCCCCGCCTCCGGCCCAGGCGCCGACCTTCCCCCCACCTCCGGCCCAGGCGCCAGCGCTCCCGCCGCCGGCCGAGGCCCCAGCCCCGGCTCAGGACCCTGCGCAGGCTCGGGCCTCGGTCACAGCTCCGATTCCG is a genomic window containing:
- a CDS encoding diacylglycerol kinase family protein → MADGAREAAGTGSGPDDAGCGPAGAAACDTPRVPVLKCADALTEAGARVEVVVAASDADIDAVISRFDAAPRPDGLAWPDPDSKVRLVVATATDGQLRAVVRRLVRRYAPPPSKRPGDLAANRTVPDLPPVAILPLDPGHTGDLAAQLGLPREPAEVAAAVLGGRVRRLDLLRNDGGSVTVDGALVGGVDDAGRAVPWRGRVEVDDAVLTDGGEGVLACAIGNGGAYAEFDGLRLLADGDPTDGRVEVAVAVPVVVKKRFQKPKVRVEVRRARGRAVAVLPRDGELQFLDDGVAGTMSRKRSWWTEPGAWAVYAA